GGTGTGTGGTGCTCGTGACTCGTAAAGGCCCAAAGGATGTGCCGTCTACAGAAGGTATGAATCACACCATGGAGACCTCGCCGTTTTACGCAGAGTGGCTCAACACCGTGCGCCGCGACATGGACGGGGCAAAAGAGGCAGTCTTCGAGAAAGATTTTGTGCGGCTGGCCGAGATATCCGAGGGAAGCTGTTTGGCTATGCACGCGAGTGCCATGGCCGCGCGGCCAGCTGTAATCTATTGGAATGCTCGGACACTTGAGCTCATCCATGAGGTGAGGCGCTTGAGGGTACAAGGAAAGGCGTGTTTCTTCACGATCGATGCCGGGCCACACGTCAAGGTCTTTACAACGGCGGAAGACTTGGACGGGGTCAAGGCGTATTTCCAAGACCACCCGAGTGTCGAAGACCTGCTCGTGGCCAAACCAGGGCAAGGAGCTGAGCTCCTATGAGTTTCGCTCCTGGAAAGCTCTTTCTACTTGGCGAGTACGCGGTATTGCATGGGGGCATCGCGCTGGTGACGGCTGTGGATAGAGGGATTCGCGCAGAATTGCGTTCGGACCGCGATGGATATCGCGTGGCGGGCGCGGATTTGGACCAGAAGCTTCCGATTAGGGTTTTGGACCATGGTGATAGGGCGGAGCTTCTGCAACGCCTTAGCGTGGACGTGAGCGCCTTCTTCGAGGGGAAAACCAAGTTAGGTCTCGGGTCTTCTGCGGCATCCTCTGTGGCGATTCTCAAAGCAGCACGTCCGGAGCTGAGTGCGGCGGAGGTGTTTCGCATCGCCGACCGCGCCCACCGCGAACACCAGGCAGGGCGGGGAAGTGGCGCTGATGTGGCAGCCTCGGCGTTTGGTGGGACCATTTCGTACCGCTTGAGTGTTCGGTGGGCGCAGCATCCGTGGATCGGGACTCCGCCTCAAGAGACGCAAGTAGAGCCTCTAAAACTTCCGGCCGACCTCAGGTTTGTGGCGGTCTGGATGGGAGATGCGGCGAGCTCCACGGAACTTTCAGGAAAAGTCGCGAAGTTGGTTTTGCACGAGGATGTGAGAGCAACCTTAAGTTCAATTGCGTCAACCGCTTCCTACGGCGTGGGCGCATGCGTGAACGATGATGCGCAATCGTTGATGGATGCGCTCTCGTCGGGTGATGCGCTCATGGAGAGGCTCGGTGAGCAGACTGGAGCGCCAATCATCTGTGAGGGGCACCGTGCGCTTCGCGAGTTTGCGGCTGAGTTTGGTTTGGTCGCAAAACCGAGCGGAGCGGGTGGAGGCGATTTTTCAATCGTTGCGGGGCCCAAGCATTCTAGATGGTTGAGGTTCTGTGCGGATCTGGCGGATTTGGGTCTTCGCGCCATACCTCTAGAGTTCGGCTACTC
This Microvenator marinus DNA region includes the following protein-coding sequences:
- a CDS encoding mevalonate kinase family protein, which translates into the protein MSFAPGKLFLLGEYAVLHGGIALVTAVDRGIRAELRSDRDGYRVAGADLDQKLPIRVLDHGDRAELLQRLSVDVSAFFEGKTKLGLGSSAASSVAILKAARPELSAAEVFRIADRAHREHQAGRGSGADVAASAFGGTISYRLSVRWAQHPWIGTPPQETQVEPLKLPADLRFVAVWMGDAASSTELSGKVAKLVLHEDVRATLSSIASTASYGVGACVNDDAQSLMDALSSGDALMERLGEQTGAPIICEGHRALREFAAEFGLVAKPSGAGGGDFSIVAGPKHSRWLRFCADLADLGLRAIPLEFGYSPDSESEEHSP